One stretch of Fibrobacter sp. UBA4297 DNA includes these proteins:
- the rplQ gene encoding 50S ribosomal protein L17, which yields MRHGVKNKKLGVNAQHKRAILRALTTSILEKGMETDQNKRYVRTTLHKAKLVRSCVERMITYAKKGDLSARREAARFVMDPKVLQDLFNTIGPRYANRNGGYTRVLKLGPNRAGDAAEMALIGLVEDEIVAKTKKAAEPAKADAAVDMVEGEGKSAN from the coding sequence ATGAGACACGGTGTAAAAAACAAGAAACTGGGTGTTAACGCCCAACACAAGCGTGCCATCCTCCGCGCCCTCACGACTTCTATTCTCGAGAAGGGCATGGAAACGGATCAGAACAAGCGCTATGTGCGTACTACTCTCCACAAGGCTAAGCTTGTGCGCAGCTGTGTAGAACGCATGATTACCTACGCAAAGAAGGGTGACCTTTCTGCACGTCGTGAAGCAGCTCGCTTCGTGATGGACCCGAAGGTTCTCCAGGATTTGTTCAACACGATCGGTCCGCGTTATGCAAACCGCAACGGCGGTTACACTCGCGTGCTGAAGCTCGGTCCGAACCGCGCCGGTGACGCTGCTGAAATGGCTCTTATCGGTCTCGTCGAAGACGAAATCGTTGCTAAGACCAAGAAGGCTGCTGAACCTGCCAAGGCTGACGCTGCTGTTGACATGGTCGAAGGCGAAGGCAAGTCCGCTAACTAA